In Bythopirellula goksoeyrii, a single window of DNA contains:
- a CDS encoding DUF1573 domain-containing protein, whose product MKSVFGVVLFAVVSGIGLGAALGYLEGRLPEGPSKNPSTVGAEQPESPSSLKGPVAEVPETTFNFNRMERASSMSHAFKIKNTGDKPLHVEVASTTCKCTVGDLSENDIPPGEETDIVLEWTAKTPPGPFRHGATLETNDPRHSRIELVVEGEVVESTALQPPELLFGTIQAGESKEVFCYLVSSIEEDAQVLQHELSNPEIAKHVSISVSPVDEAELKALSALSAVEITAAFRAGKTQGPFFDWLTLETNLPRAEKLTVPLTGNVVGDISVFGPGWIATQNLLQFGSVDGKTGKKIRLLVAVRGDHARDTQLSVASVDPEELKVTLGDAKQMGEKLVHFPLFVEIPRGTRPMVRMSKVGEDEESGHGDGLIVLDSTHPATSEVRLKVRFSVE is encoded by the coding sequence ATGAAAAGCGTTTTTGGCGTAGTCTTGTTTGCCGTTGTAAGCGGAATCGGGTTAGGAGCTGCGCTTGGATATCTCGAGGGTCGGCTTCCTGAGGGTCCTTCCAAGAACCCGTCCACTGTTGGTGCCGAGCAACCTGAGTCGCCATCCTCTTTGAAGGGGCCAGTCGCCGAAGTTCCCGAAACTACTTTTAATTTCAATCGCATGGAACGTGCCTCTTCGATGAGTCATGCGTTCAAGATTAAGAATACTGGGGACAAGCCACTTCATGTGGAGGTTGCCAGCACGACCTGCAAGTGTACCGTCGGCGATCTGTCTGAGAACGACATACCACCGGGAGAGGAAACCGATATCGTCCTGGAGTGGACCGCTAAAACGCCCCCGGGACCATTTCGCCATGGTGCGACACTTGAAACGAATGATCCACGTCACTCTCGAATAGAACTTGTTGTCGAAGGAGAAGTTGTTGAGTCGACCGCACTTCAGCCTCCTGAATTGCTGTTCGGTACAATCCAGGCAGGCGAATCGAAGGAGGTATTCTGCTACTTGGTATCCAGCATTGAGGAGGATGCCCAGGTGCTTCAGCACGAGTTGAGCAATCCTGAGATAGCCAAACACGTTAGCATTAGCGTCTCCCCCGTTGACGAAGCAGAATTGAAGGCGCTCTCGGCGCTGAGTGCTGTGGAAATAACTGCTGCTTTCCGAGCGGGAAAGACTCAAGGGCCATTTTTTGATTGGCTCACATTGGAGACAAATCTTCCGCGAGCGGAGAAACTTACTGTCCCCCTCACAGGCAACGTCGTGGGCGATATCTCGGTTTTCGGACCTGGTTGGATCGCTACTCAGAACCTCCTGCAGTTCGGCTCGGTTGATGGCAAGACAGGAAAGAAGATCCGACTGCTCGTGGCAGTTCGTGGTGACCATGCTCGTGATACGCAGCTTTCTGTTGCTAGCGTCGATCCCGAGGAGCTAAAGGTGACGCTTGGTGATGCTAAGCAAATGGGTGAGAAACTGGTCCATTTTCCGCTGTTCGTCGAAATCCCACGTGGCACGCGTCCCATGGTACGGATGAGTAAAGTCGGCGAAGACGAGGAGTCGGGCCACGGCGATGGGCTCATCGTGCTCGATTCCACCCACCCCGCCACCTCCGAAGTACGACTAAAAGTACGGTTTTCGGTCGAGTAA